In Gossypium arboreum isolate Shixiya-1 chromosome 6, ASM2569848v2, whole genome shotgun sequence, the following are encoded in one genomic region:
- the LOC108481817 gene encoding probable calcium-binding protein CML41 translates to MKMVFMGIVTISKPTKWFSNKGLSLNFPPFLSKSKSSTSLPLLPPTVPLPPLNKTTKKEELRQVFHRFDHDGDGKISSEELSAYFASIGDNVSSNVVRRVIKDFDNDGDELLGFEDFVELMEGGDDGDDIKRAFEMYEGDKGCGCITPVGLQQMLGRLGDVRSYEECKAMIGVFDLDGNGVLDFNEFQHMMKGVEPNRNEIVSVK, encoded by the coding sequence ATGAAGATGGTTTTCATGGGAATTGTTACAATTTCAAAGCCTACCAAATGGTTTTCCAACAAGGGTTTAAGCTTAAATTTCCCTCCCTTTCTCTCAAAATCCAAGTCCTCAACCTCGTTACCGTTGTTACCGCCGACTGTCCCTCTACCGCCActaaataaaacaactaaaaaagAAGAGCTTCGACAAGTTTTCCATCGTTTCGACCACGACGGGGATGGGAAAATTTCGAGTGAGGAACTCAGTGCTTACTTTGCTTCTATAGGAGACAACGTGTCAAGCAACGTGGTACGAAGGGTCATTAAAGATTTCGATAACGACGGAGATGAACTGTTGGGGTTTGAGGACTTCGTCGAGTTGATGGAAGGAGGTGACGATGGCGATGATATTAAGAGGGCGTTCGAGATGTACGAAGGGGACAAAGGGTGTGGGTGCATAACTCCGGTGGGGTTGCAACAAATGCTTGGTAGATTAGGGGACGTGAGATCATATGAAGAGTGTAAGGCCATGATTGGGGTGTTTGATCTTGATGGTAATGGAGTGCTTGATTTCAATGAATTTCAACATATGATGAAAGGTGTTGAACCAAATAGAAATGAAATAGTGAGTGTAAAGTAG